In a genomic window of Curtobacterium sp. MCBD17_035:
- a CDS encoding transcriptional repressor has protein sequence MQTTARWSVLVTGVVPDCSTDGWCRLVSTEWAGDRPRGHRYRASVLAALVEHDAPASAQSVFARIRARGVRIGLSTVYRELHALARERALTEAYVGGEVLYRLPDRDLLVCDTCGRTSEVADPRQHPGPCLAFFEENAALTIHGRCSACSVRG, from the coding sequence ATGCAGACTACGGCACGTTGGAGCGTGTTGGTAACGGGAGTCGTTCCCGATTGTTCCACGGACGGATGGTGTCGGTTGGTGTCGACGGAGTGGGCCGGGGATCGACCGCGCGGCCACCGGTATCGCGCGAGCGTCCTCGCCGCACTGGTCGAACATGATGCGCCGGCGTCGGCACAGTCCGTGTTCGCGCGGATCCGTGCGCGTGGGGTACGGATCGGACTCTCGACGGTCTACCGGGAGCTCCACGCTCTGGCGCGTGAGCGAGCGCTGACCGAGGCGTACGTCGGCGGCGAGGTCCTGTACCGGCTCCCCGACCGGGACCTCCTGGTGTGCGACACGTGCGGGCGCACGAGCGAGGTCGCGGACCCACGACAGCACCCCGGACCATGCCTCGCGTTCTTCGAGGAGAATGCTGCGCTGACCATACACGGGAGGTGCAGCGCCTGCTCGGTGCGCGGTTGA
- a CDS encoding transcriptional repressor: protein MTEAPVGKKPQRQTAQKTAIRDALRGVRSFISAQDLHEVLRADGSSVGLATVYRNLSDMAVNGEADVLQAEPGVQLYRFCGDAHHHHLYCVSCGRTVEIEAPIEDWVDTVAAEHGFSRVRHVVDIFGVCDDCRARGVGA, encoded by the coding sequence ATGACCGAAGCACCCGTGGGGAAGAAACCCCAGCGGCAGACCGCCCAGAAGACGGCCATCCGCGACGCCCTGCGAGGCGTGCGGTCCTTCATCAGCGCGCAGGACCTGCACGAGGTCCTCCGCGCAGACGGCAGCTCGGTCGGCCTCGCCACGGTGTACCGCAACCTCAGCGACATGGCGGTGAACGGCGAGGCGGACGTCCTCCAGGCCGAGCCCGGCGTCCAGCTGTACCGGTTCTGCGGCGATGCCCACCACCATCACCTGTACTGCGTCAGCTGCGGTCGCACCGTCGAGATCGAAGCACCGATCGAGGACTGGGTCGACACGGTCGCCGCTGAGCACGGGTTCTCCCGCGTGCGCCACGTGGTCGACATCTTCGGGGTGTGCGACGACTGCCGCGCACGCGGCGTCGGAGCGTAG
- a CDS encoding ThuA domain-containing protein, producing the protein MSDIDVNKHALVVRGGWPGHHPVAATDAFLPFLRDTGYEVRIEDDPEVYADESVMAAVDLVLQCVSMGTASDAAVRGLAAAVERGTGLAGWHGGVVDSFRVSADYLHLVGGQFATHPGRPVADRRDDGADFFIEHQIVIAPDRRDHPIVAGLDDFTLTTEQYWVLTDGASDVLATTTLAARPGDPWHRPVTCPAVWTREWGAGRVFVATPGHDPEVLAHPSVRTIVERGIRWASR; encoded by the coding sequence ATGTCCGACATCGACGTCAACAAGCACGCGCTCGTCGTCCGCGGCGGCTGGCCCGGCCACCATCCCGTCGCGGCGACGGACGCGTTCCTCCCGTTCCTCCGCGACACGGGGTACGAGGTGCGGATCGAGGACGACCCGGAGGTCTACGCCGACGAGTCCGTGATGGCTGCGGTCGACCTCGTCCTGCAGTGCGTGTCGATGGGCACCGCGAGCGACGCGGCCGTCCGGGGCCTCGCCGCCGCCGTCGAGCGGGGCACGGGATTGGCGGGCTGGCACGGCGGCGTCGTGGACTCCTTCCGGGTGAGCGCCGACTACCTGCACCTCGTCGGCGGGCAGTTCGCCACGCACCCGGGCAGACCGGTCGCTGATCGGCGGGACGACGGCGCCGACTTCTTCATCGAGCACCAGATCGTCATCGCGCCGGATCGCCGGGACCACCCGATCGTCGCCGGGCTCGACGACTTCACGCTGACCACCGAGCAGTACTGGGTGCTGACCGACGGCGCCTCGGACGTGCTCGCCACGACGACCCTGGCGGCCCGGCCGGGCGACCCGTGGCACCGACCGGTGACGTGTCCCGCGGTGTGGACCCGCGAGTGGGGCGCCGGACGGGTGTTCGTCGCGACACCGGGCCACGACCCCGAGGTCCTCGCGCACCCGAGCGTCCGGACCATCGTCGAGCGCGGCATCCGGTGGGCGAGCCGGTGA
- a CDS encoding zinc ABC transporter substrate-binding protein, with translation MSVRIKRLAALGVAALAVTGALTGCSQSASGGSDGKIVVVGAENEYSDVAAQIGGKYVSAKAIMSNPNTDPHTFEASASVAKELSSAQILVQNGLGYDDFMTKLAKASPNSSRKVIVAQDVLGLPDSTRNPHLWYDPKTMPAVAKRIAADLGALQPSHKQYFQDNLTTFNRSLETWTNQLASFKQTHANAPVAVTEPVADYALQAAGVDVETPWSLQAAIMNDTDPSPQNSAAQDALFTGKHVKAFLYNQQVTDSITSHYLSLAHDNGIPVVGVYETMPTGYHYQKWMEAELTALQKALTSGTSTEKL, from the coding sequence ATGTCAGTGCGCATCAAGAGATTGGCGGCGCTCGGCGTCGCGGCCCTGGCCGTGACCGGTGCTCTCACCGGGTGCTCGCAGTCGGCGAGCGGGGGGAGCGACGGCAAGATCGTCGTCGTCGGCGCGGAGAACGAGTACTCGGACGTCGCCGCACAGATCGGGGGCAAGTACGTCTCGGCCAAGGCGATCATGAGCAACCCGAACACCGACCCGCACACCTTCGAGGCCAGCGCGAGCGTGGCGAAGGAGCTCAGCTCGGCCCAGATCCTCGTCCAGAACGGGCTCGGGTACGACGACTTCATGACCAAGCTCGCCAAGGCGTCGCCGAACTCGAGCCGGAAGGTCATCGTCGCGCAGGACGTGCTCGGCCTTCCCGACAGCACGCGGAATCCGCACCTCTGGTACGACCCGAAGACGATGCCGGCGGTCGCCAAGCGCATCGCCGCCGATCTCGGAGCGCTGCAGCCCTCGCACAAGCAGTACTTCCAGGACAACCTGACGACGTTCAACCGGTCGCTCGAGACGTGGACGAACCAGCTCGCGTCGTTCAAGCAGACCCACGCCAACGCACCCGTCGCCGTGACGGAGCCCGTCGCGGACTACGCGCTGCAGGCCGCCGGAGTCGACGTCGAGACACCCTGGTCCCTGCAGGCAGCGATCATGAACGACACCGACCCGAGCCCACAGAACTCGGCGGCGCAGGACGCGCTGTTCACCGGCAAGCACGTCAAGGCGTTCCTCTACAACCAGCAGGTCACCGACTCGATCACCTCGCACTACCTGTCCCTCGCTCACGACAACGGGATCCCCGTCGTCGGCGTGTACGAGACGATGCCGACGGGCTACCACTACCAGAAGTGGATGGAAGCCGAGTTGACCGCGCTGCAGAAGGCGCTCACCAGCGGCACGTCCACCGAGAAGCTGTGA
- the ykgO gene encoding type B 50S ribosomal protein L36, translated as MKVRNSLKSLKQLPGAQVVRRRGRTFVINKLNPRGKGRQG; from the coding sequence ATGAAGGTCAGGAACTCACTCAAGTCGCTGAAGCAGCTCCCGGGCGCGCAGGTCGTACGCCGCCGAGGTCGCACGTTCGTCATCAACAAGCTCAACCCGCGCGGGAAGGGGCGCCAGGGGTGA
- a CDS encoding zinc transporter permease: MTEQETVAEHTVTEHHHEDGCGHEAVRHEDHVDYVHEGHKHAEHGDHYDEH; this comes from the coding sequence ATGACCGAGCAGGAAACCGTCGCCGAGCACACCGTCACCGAGCACCACCACGAGGACGGCTGCGGTCACGAGGCAGTGCGGCACGAGGACCACGTGGACTACGTACACGAAGGCCACAAGCACGCCGAGCACGGCGACCACTACGACGAGCACTGA
- a CDS encoding metalloregulator ArsR/SmtB family transcription factor, with protein MTDHRVSIAAELFKALSSPARLRVLVALIEAPCDVSSLAAQTELSQPLVSQHLRTLRLAGLVEVERIGRNAVYSLRDEHVAHIVSDALTHVGEAAA; from the coding sequence GTGACCGATCATCGAGTGAGCATCGCGGCGGAACTCTTCAAGGCCCTCTCCTCGCCGGCCCGCCTCCGGGTGCTGGTCGCCCTCATCGAGGCGCCCTGCGACGTGTCGTCGCTCGCTGCGCAGACCGAGCTGTCGCAACCGCTGGTCTCGCAGCACCTCCGCACCCTGCGACTCGCCGGGCTCGTGGAGGTCGAGCGCATCGGGCGGAACGCCGTGTACTCACTCCGGGACGAGCACGTCGCGCACATCGTCAGCGATGCGCTCACGCACGTCGGCGAAGCCGCGGCGTGA
- a CDS encoding NAD(P)H-binding protein: MITITGATGALNGATVDHLLQHLPASELTVVTRDPARAARFAERGVTVRQGDYDDPAGLPAAFASADHLLLVSSNDPAGDTISQHRNAVEAAITAGVGHVLYTSHQGAGAASPFVPARHHAATEDMLASSGLPWTSLRNGFYAHSLQWLLGPWQRTGVVSIPADGPVSWTAREDAAEAAAAILLLDEPVEGPVTITAPEAPTFADLTRTASDLVGNEVRFEVVDDDVWVERAVAGGQQEPMVRFLLGMYLAAEQGWFAGTDPMLGELLGRAPRSAQDVLREVVTAAR, encoded by the coding sequence ATGATCACCATCACCGGGGCGACCGGCGCCCTGAACGGCGCGACCGTCGACCACCTGCTCCAGCACCTCCCCGCGTCGGAACTGACCGTCGTCACGCGCGACCCGGCGAGGGCCGCACGCTTCGCCGAGCGCGGCGTGACGGTCCGCCAGGGCGACTACGACGATCCGGCGGGGCTGCCGGCGGCCTTCGCCAGCGCGGACCACTTGCTCCTGGTCTCGTCGAACGACCCGGCGGGCGACACGATCAGCCAACACCGGAACGCCGTGGAGGCAGCGATCACCGCCGGGGTCGGGCACGTGCTCTACACCAGCCATCAGGGTGCCGGAGCAGCGTCGCCGTTCGTGCCGGCGCGACACCACGCTGCGACCGAGGACATGCTCGCGTCGTCCGGGCTGCCCTGGACGTCGCTCCGGAACGGCTTCTACGCCCACAGCCTGCAGTGGCTCCTGGGACCGTGGCAGCGGACCGGTGTGGTGTCGATCCCGGCCGACGGTCCGGTGTCGTGGACCGCGCGCGAGGACGCGGCCGAGGCGGCCGCAGCGATCCTGCTGCTCGACGAACCCGTCGAGGGCCCCGTGACCATCACCGCTCCGGAGGCGCCGACGTTCGCCGACCTCACCCGGACCGCCTCGGACCTCGTCGGGAACGAGGTCCGGTTCGAGGTCGTCGATGACGACGTCTGGGTCGAGCGTGCCGTGGCCGGTGGACAGCAGGAGCCGATGGTGCGGTTCCTGCTCGGCATGTACCTGGCGGCGGAACAGGGGTGGTTCGCGGGGACGGACCCGATGCTCGGGGAGCTCCTGGGCCGCGCGCCGAGGTCCGCGCAGGACGTGCTCCGGGAGGTCGTCACCGCGGCCAGGTGA
- a CDS encoding TIGR03943 family protein, whose protein sequence is MSSSERRRVLFGLGSVLALAVATLWLGAAGHLDLYINPRYGVFTMVLAAIAVVAAAAGLSAVAWQSAHPHLERGHGHGDDVTVVPDGSSGRGAARSLRVVAVAVAVVVTVGISTAMFVLPPTTLSARTAQQRSVDSGSLSTATGSGGAVALLGSGSVDTSEYGVKDWAALIRQTTDTSALVGKRLRLTGFVVPDTDGGFTLTRFVISCCAVDAQPVGVGVVTDGSVPAANQWVTVSGALAANPDAGSDVPLVIRAATVEQVQRPSDPYEY, encoded by the coding sequence ATGTCCTCGTCTGAACGTCGACGGGTGCTGTTCGGGCTCGGCTCGGTGCTCGCGCTCGCCGTCGCCACACTCTGGCTCGGAGCGGCCGGTCATCTCGACCTCTACATCAATCCGCGGTACGGGGTGTTCACGATGGTGCTCGCCGCCATCGCGGTCGTCGCCGCCGCGGCCGGTCTGTCGGCGGTCGCATGGCAGAGCGCGCACCCACACCTCGAACGGGGTCATGGGCACGGGGACGACGTGACGGTCGTGCCCGACGGCAGCAGCGGGCGGGGTGCTGCACGGTCCCTGCGCGTCGTGGCGGTCGCCGTCGCAGTGGTCGTCACGGTCGGCATCAGCACGGCGATGTTCGTGCTCCCGCCGACGACGCTGTCGGCGCGGACGGCCCAGCAGCGCAGCGTCGACTCGGGCAGCCTCTCGACCGCCACGGGCTCCGGCGGCGCCGTCGCGTTGCTCGGCAGCGGCTCCGTCGACACGTCGGAGTACGGCGTGAAGGACTGGGCCGCGCTCATCCGTCAGACGACGGACACGAGCGCCCTCGTCGGGAAGCGCCTCCGCCTCACGGGGTTCGTCGTGCCCGACACGGACGGCGGCTTCACGCTGACCCGGTTCGTGATCAGCTGTTGTGCCGTCGACGCCCAGCCCGTCGGCGTGGGCGTGGTCACGGACGGATCCGTGCCGGCGGCGAACCAGTGGGTGACGGTGTCCGGCGCGCTCGCGGCGAACCCGGACGCCGGGTCCGACGTACCGCTGGTGATCCGCGCCGCCACGGTCGAGCAGGTGCAGCGACCATCGGATCCGTATGAGTACTGA
- a CDS encoding sugar phosphate isomerase/epimerase — MDEHDLLARCWAPAVADARSGTDALGALPVAERIRAVARAGFSGIGLGLEDLHETRVTIGLEALRRVLDDVGLVWVQLGTLEDWWTTGDRRAVSDLDRMVVFEAAAALGAAQIVVAADTTTPMTSPTTMADDWLALAAQAEQVGAQVVLSAAPTSNLGTTERAARFVQQAGHPNGGLVLDIAHAVAGGSTVASLRAAIDPAFLFAVELSDAAGPDSVSTRAGDRRALPGGGLGDLPAFVHVARELGHGEPWGVEVRTAVTDGMSAADALRTAAAASRAVLDAADAIGAPAAPPMPSSSAPASAVDADLPYTPI; from the coding sequence ATGGATGAACACGACCTGCTCGCGCGGTGCTGGGCACCCGCGGTCGCGGACGCGCGCTCCGGGACGGACGCGCTCGGCGCGCTCCCCGTCGCCGAGCGCATCCGTGCGGTCGCCCGGGCCGGGTTCTCCGGCATCGGGTTGGGACTCGAGGACCTCCACGAGACGCGCGTCACGATCGGCCTGGAGGCACTGCGCCGGGTCCTCGACGACGTCGGCCTGGTCTGGGTCCAGCTCGGGACGCTCGAGGACTGGTGGACCACGGGGGACCGACGCGCCGTGAGCGACCTGGACCGGATGGTCGTGTTCGAGGCGGCGGCCGCGCTCGGGGCGGCGCAGATCGTCGTCGCCGCGGACACGACGACGCCCATGACCTCCCCCACCACGATGGCCGACGACTGGCTCGCCCTCGCCGCACAGGCGGAGCAGGTCGGGGCGCAGGTCGTGCTGTCGGCAGCCCCGACGTCGAACCTCGGCACCACGGAACGTGCGGCGCGGTTCGTCCAGCAGGCGGGGCACCCGAACGGTGGCCTCGTGCTCGACATCGCCCACGCCGTCGCCGGCGGCTCCACCGTCGCGTCCCTCCGCGCCGCCATCGACCCCGCGTTCCTGTTCGCCGTCGAGCTCTCGGACGCCGCCGGCCCCGATTCGGTGTCGACACGGGCCGGAGACCGACGCGCGCTCCCCGGCGGCGGCCTGGGAGACCTCCCCGCGTTCGTGCACGTCGCCCGCGAGCTCGGCCACGGTGAGCCCTGGGGCGTCGAGGTCCGGACCGCGGTGACTGACGGCATGTCCGCGGCGGACGCCCTGCGTACGGCGGCCGCGGCGAGCCGGGCGGTCCTCGACGCGGCCGACGCGATCGGGGCGCCCGCCGCGCCACCGATGCCCTCGTCGTCCGCGCCCGCCTCGGCGGTGGACGCCGACCTGCCGTACACACCGATCTGA
- a CDS encoding permease: MTSSPVRVPRSRSRSRAGSGPVLVLVLVGALLAARVVTTGDSTAGLPDELQDFLTLAISVVVESLPFVVLGILLSIVVEVWVPHGVLERVLPARPVPRRAVISLIGMLFPVCECGNVPLARGLMLRGFSPAEATTFLVAAPILNPLVIVSTAQAFGWSGWILPVRIIGGFVVANVVGWVVAAHRRPSELLVPAFEARCRVEAGGQARGSRWAESASHFGGETATMMPALFVGAAVAAAIQVAVPRSTLIAIGSDPVLSVLAMMLLAMTVSLCSNVDAFFALSFASTFLPGSITAFLLIGPIIDVKMIALLRTTFRTRFIGTLAVICVLFAASVGLVMDVLV; this comes from the coding sequence GTGACGAGTTCCCCCGTCCGCGTCCCCCGGTCGCGGTCCCGGTCCCGGGCCGGCTCGGGCCCCGTGCTCGTGCTCGTGCTCGTCGGTGCGCTCCTCGCCGCGCGGGTGGTCACCACCGGCGACAGCACGGCCGGGCTGCCCGACGAGCTGCAGGACTTCCTGACGCTCGCGATCAGCGTCGTGGTCGAGTCGCTGCCGTTCGTGGTGCTGGGGATCCTCCTGTCCATCGTCGTCGAGGTGTGGGTGCCGCACGGCGTGCTGGAACGGGTCCTGCCGGCACGCCCGGTCCCGCGTCGGGCGGTGATCTCCCTGATCGGCATGCTCTTCCCGGTGTGCGAGTGCGGGAACGTCCCGTTGGCGCGAGGGTTGATGCTGCGCGGGTTCTCGCCAGCGGAGGCGACGACGTTCCTCGTCGCGGCGCCGATCCTCAACCCGCTCGTCATCGTCAGCACGGCGCAGGCGTTCGGGTGGTCGGGATGGATCCTGCCCGTCCGGATCATCGGCGGCTTCGTCGTGGCGAACGTCGTCGGATGGGTCGTCGCAGCGCACCGCCGACCCTCCGAGCTCCTGGTGCCCGCGTTCGAGGCCCGGTGCCGTGTGGAGGCCGGCGGGCAGGCGCGTGGGAGCCGGTGGGCGGAGAGCGCATCGCACTTCGGCGGCGAGACGGCGACGATGATGCCCGCGCTGTTCGTCGGGGCAGCGGTCGCCGCCGCGATCCAGGTCGCGGTGCCCCGGAGCACGCTCATCGCGATCGGCAGCGACCCGGTGCTGTCGGTCCTGGCGATGATGCTGTTGGCGATGACGGTGTCGCTCTGCTCGAACGTCGACGCCTTCTTCGCGCTCTCGTTCGCCTCGACGTTCCTGCCCGGGTCGATCACGGCGTTCCTGCTCATCGGGCCGATCATCGACGTCAAGATGATCGCGCTGCTCCGCACCACCTTCCGCACCCGGTTCATCGGCACACTCGCCGTCATCTGCGTCCTGTTCGCCGCATCGGTGGGGTTGGTGATGGATGTCCTCGTCTGA
- a CDS encoding twin-arginine translocase TatA/TatE family subunit produces the protein MGLTGLHLLIIVGVVVLLFGATRLPALAKGLGASLRILKQESRADDHAEVTPRDEDGA, from the coding sequence ATGGGCCTCACGGGACTCCACCTGCTCATCATCGTCGGCGTGGTGGTCCTGCTGTTCGGCGCCACCCGGCTGCCTGCGCTCGCGAAGGGCCTCGGCGCGTCGCTGCGGATCCTCAAGCAGGAGAGCCGGGCGGACGACCATGCCGAGGTCACGCCGCGGGACGAGGACGGGGCCTGA
- a CDS encoding TetR/AcrR family transcriptional regulator encodes MDDAPEPRLDVRMRIMTAAAELLHDEGAVAVTTRAVAERAGVQAPTIYRLFGDKDGLLDAVAEHAMTTFSATKAAAVDAVTGVDPVADLRAGWAMTIAFGLANPDLFVIMSDPRRGRDSPAVAAGIRLLEERLRRVAAAGRLAVRERDAVRLMHAAGLGAVLAILDEPADERDPRLADVVFDAVMTQVLAPEPADEGPRGTSGVRTAAITLRASIDELGALSSAERGVLAEWLDRIVDHDPPTSR; translated from the coding sequence GTGGACGACGCCCCCGAGCCCCGCCTCGACGTGCGGATGCGCATCATGACCGCAGCCGCCGAGCTCCTGCACGACGAAGGCGCCGTCGCTGTCACCACGAGAGCGGTGGCCGAGCGAGCTGGCGTCCAGGCTCCGACGATCTACCGGCTCTTCGGCGACAAGGACGGGTTGCTCGACGCGGTCGCCGAGCACGCGATGACCACGTTCAGCGCGACGAAGGCGGCAGCCGTCGACGCGGTCACCGGTGTCGACCCCGTCGCGGACCTCCGCGCGGGGTGGGCGATGACCATCGCCTTCGGACTCGCCAACCCGGACCTGTTCGTGATCATGAGCGACCCGCGTCGAGGGCGGGACTCCCCCGCGGTCGCCGCCGGGATCCGGCTGCTCGAGGAGCGCCTCCGTCGGGTCGCCGCGGCCGGGAGGCTCGCGGTGCGCGAGCGGGACGCGGTCCGGCTCATGCACGCGGCCGGCTTGGGCGCCGTGCTCGCCATCCTGGACGAGCCGGCGGACGAGCGCGACCCGCGGTTGGCCGACGTCGTCTTCGACGCCGTCATGACGCAGGTCCTGGCTCCGGAGCCGGCTGACGAGGGTCCCCGAGGCACGTCCGGTGTCCGGACCGCCGCCATCACCCTCCGTGCCTCCATCGACGAGCTCGGCGCACTCTCGTCGGCCGAACGGGGCGTGCTCGCCGAGTGGCTCGACCGGATCGTCGACCACGACCCGCCCACGTCGCGGTAG
- a CDS encoding GTP-binding protein, translating into MEPRNELGSAHPDGAVLRVTLVSGLRAADRRQVSRRLSGAPRRAPVEVDDGTEDSGEFALVLADRILESARAGATGRSIVELEEAADVMEIGFVLETEFESRRAEGTPVELHDLMTVVAVQDIERWLLSLAPSPLDDYVTAERLASQIEFATVIVLSDADDIGPASLRSALGVLEQLNPGATVVRSPSAMSSRRTGASGRWCARRLGERMGWMHALADPATQPGPRYGVEAIVFRDPRPFHPGRLFDAVDKQLTPGRVGRIARSRGLVQLATRADQIGSWRSAGDTVALDPTGMSTWARNAPAGQELVLFGEDLDRHRIISTLDRSLVTDAELLAGPMEWATYDDPFPAWPTEHHH; encoded by the coding sequence ATGGAGCCACGGAACGAACTCGGGTCTGCACATCCGGACGGCGCCGTCCTCCGGGTGACCTTGGTCAGCGGCCTGCGCGCCGCTGACCGACGACAGGTCAGCCGGCGACTGAGCGGAGCACCGCGCCGAGCACCGGTCGAGGTCGACGACGGTACCGAGGACAGCGGCGAGTTCGCCTTGGTCCTGGCCGACCGGATCCTGGAGTCGGCCCGAGCCGGTGCCACCGGTCGCTCCATCGTCGAGCTGGAGGAGGCCGCGGACGTGATGGAGATCGGGTTCGTGCTGGAGACCGAGTTCGAGAGCCGACGGGCGGAAGGGACCCCCGTGGAGCTACACGACCTGATGACGGTCGTGGCGGTGCAGGACATCGAGCGGTGGCTCCTGTCGCTCGCACCGTCCCCGCTGGACGACTACGTCACTGCGGAACGACTGGCCTCGCAGATCGAGTTCGCGACGGTGATCGTCCTCAGCGATGCGGACGACATCGGCCCCGCGTCCCTCCGCAGCGCCCTCGGCGTCCTCGAACAGCTCAACCCCGGTGCGACCGTGGTCCGGAGCCCGAGCGCGATGTCCTCCCGACGGACGGGGGCGAGCGGGCGGTGGTGTGCTCGTCGACTCGGGGAACGGATGGGCTGGATGCACGCCCTCGCCGACCCGGCCACGCAGCCGGGACCCCGGTACGGCGTCGAGGCGATCGTGTTCCGTGATCCGCGCCCCTTCCACCCCGGACGGCTCTTCGACGCCGTCGACAAGCAGTTGACGCCCGGACGAGTCGGCCGGATCGCTCGATCGCGGGGCTTGGTCCAACTCGCGACCCGCGCCGACCAGATCGGGTCGTGGCGGAGCGCCGGCGACACCGTCGCGCTCGATCCGACCGGAATGTCCACCTGGGCACGGAATGCTCCTGCCGGACAGGAGCTGGTCCTCTTCGGGGAGGACCTCGATCGCCACCGGATCATCAGCACCCTCGACCGCAGCTTGGTCACGGACGCGGAACTCCTCGCGGGGCCGATGGAGTGGGCGACATACGACGACCCCTTCCCGGCATGGCCCACGGAACACCACCACTAG
- a CDS encoding CHAP domain-containing protein, with protein MDDNTITATTSGSLSRRALILGAGGLSLATVAAFAGPAQRASAAAPTTPADVITLAKSYEGNTLAQMNAIWTSKYDTSADWCATFVSWCLRGTDTGFSRSSEAFYDLCTPVSAANVRQGDIIWYYGVGHIGLVRSHSDGHIRTVEGNAGTGTASTNHVKLYEDPWDSTGKYKFARPKY; from the coding sequence ATGGACGACAACACCATCACCGCAACGACCTCCGGGTCGCTCAGCCGACGCGCACTCATCCTCGGGGCGGGCGGTCTCTCCCTCGCCACCGTGGCGGCCTTCGCCGGACCCGCCCAGCGGGCCTCCGCGGCCGCTCCCACCACCCCTGCCGACGTCATCACCCTCGCCAAGAGCTACGAGGGCAACACCCTCGCGCAGATGAACGCGATCTGGACATCGAAGTACGACACGAGCGCCGACTGGTGTGCCACGTTCGTCAGCTGGTGCCTCCGCGGGACCGACACCGGGTTCAGCCGCAGCTCCGAGGCGTTCTACGACCTCTGCACCCCCGTCTCCGCCGCGAACGTCCGCCAGGGGGACATCATCTGGTACTACGGAGTCGGTCACATCGGACTGGTCCGCTCCCACAGCGACGGACACATCCGCACCGTCGAGGGGAACGCCGGCACGGGCACCGCTTCCACCAACCACGTGAAGCTGTACGAGGACCCGTGGGACAGCACCGGCAAGTACAAGTTCGCTCGGCCGAAGTACTGA
- a CDS encoding aldo/keto reductase gives MTTATDSNRPAAASGTFRIGGDLEVHRLGYGTMQLTGPGVWGPPKDHDEAIRVLKRSVELGVDFFDTADSYGPYVAEELLREALHPYGDDIVIATKAGLTRTGPNEWPPVGRPEYLRQEAEMSLRRLGLERIDLFQLHRIDPKVPLEDQIGELAKLQDEGKIRHIGLSEVSVDEVKAAQEIATIVTVQNLYNLSNRSSEELLDWSEEQGIGFIPWFPLATGQLSGEGSPLSELAKQHDATPSQLALAWLLKRSPVMLPIPGTSSVAHLEDNLAGALIDLTDDEFEALSKAGA, from the coding sequence ATGACCACCGCAACCGACTCGAACCGCCCCGCCGCAGCGAGCGGCACCTTCCGCATCGGCGGTGACCTCGAGGTGCACCGCCTCGGCTACGGCACGATGCAGCTGACCGGCCCCGGCGTCTGGGGACCGCCGAAGGACCACGACGAGGCGATCCGCGTCCTCAAGCGCTCCGTGGAGCTCGGGGTCGACTTCTTCGACACGGCGGACAGCTACGGTCCGTACGTCGCCGAGGAGCTCCTCCGCGAGGCCCTGCACCCCTACGGTGACGACATCGTCATCGCCACGAAGGCCGGCCTCACCCGGACCGGCCCGAACGAGTGGCCGCCGGTCGGTCGCCCGGAGTACCTGCGCCAGGAGGCCGAGATGAGCCTCCGCCGCCTCGGCCTCGAGCGCATCGACCTCTTCCAGCTGCACCGCATCGACCCGAAGGTCCCGCTCGAGGACCAGATCGGCGAGCTGGCGAAGCTCCAGGACGAGGGCAAGATCCGTCACATCGGCCTCAGCGAGGTCAGTGTCGACGAGGTGAAGGCGGCGCAGGAGATCGCCACGATCGTCACCGTGCAGAACCTGTACAACCTGTCGAACCGGTCCTCCGAGGAACTGCTCGACTGGTCGGAGGAGCAGGGCATCGGGTTCATCCCGTGGTTCCCGCTGGCGACCGGGCAGCTCTCAGGCGAGGGCAGCCCGCTGTCCGAGCTCGCGAAGCAGCACGACGCGACCCCGTCGCAGCTCGCGCTCGCGTGGCTGCTCAAGCGCTCGCCGGTGATGCTGCCGATCCCGGGCACGTCGAGCGTCGCCCACCTCGAGGACAACCTCGCGGGCGCGCTCATCGACCTGACGGACGACGAGTTCGAGGCCCTCTCGAAGGCCGGCGCGTAA